From one Mycobacterium colombiense CECT 3035 genomic stretch:
- the argS gene encoding arginine--tRNA ligase: MTPADLAELLKTTAAAVLAERGLDAAALPQTVIVERPRNPEHGDYASNLALQLGKKVGANPRELAGWLAEALAQADGIASAEVAGPGFINLRLEASAQAVVVNNVINAGDRFGHSDALAGCNINLEFVSANPTGPIHIGGTRWAAVGDALGRLLSTQGATVVREYYFNDHGAQIDRFASSLVAAAKGEPTPEDGYAGAYINDIAAQVLQKAPDALSLPEADMLETFRAIGVDLMFTHIKESLHEFGTDFDVYTHEDSMHTKGLVEEAIGRLRETGNIYEKDGATWLRTSAFGDDKDRVVIKSDGKPAYIAGDIAYYLDKRQRGFDLAIYMLGADHHGYIARLKAVAAAFGDDPATVEVLIGQMVNLVRDGQPVRMSKRAGTVITLDDLVEAIGVDAARYSLIRSSVDTPIDIDLALWSSASNENPVYYVQYAHARLSALARNAAELGLIPDTGHLELLSHDKEGTLLRTLGEFPRVLDTAATLREPHRVCRYLEDLAGDYHRFYDACRVLPQGDEQPTDLHTARLALCQATRQVIANGLAILGVTAPERM, encoded by the coding sequence GTGACCCCCGCTGACCTGGCTGAGCTGCTCAAGACCACCGCTGCCGCGGTGTTGGCCGAGCGCGGGCTGGATGCTGCCGCGCTGCCGCAGACGGTCATCGTGGAGCGCCCGCGCAATCCCGAGCACGGCGATTACGCCAGCAACCTGGCGCTGCAGCTGGGCAAGAAGGTCGGCGCCAACCCGCGTGAGCTGGCCGGATGGCTCGCCGAGGCGCTCGCTCAGGCCGACGGCATCGCGTCCGCGGAGGTGGCGGGGCCCGGCTTCATCAACCTGCGCCTCGAGGCGTCGGCGCAAGCCGTGGTCGTCAACAACGTTATCAACGCCGGCGACCGCTTCGGACACTCCGACGCCCTGGCGGGCTGCAACATCAACCTGGAATTCGTATCGGCCAACCCGACCGGACCGATCCACATCGGCGGCACCCGCTGGGCCGCCGTCGGCGACGCGCTCGGGCGGCTGCTGTCCACCCAGGGCGCCACTGTGGTGCGCGAATACTACTTCAACGACCACGGCGCCCAGATCGATCGGTTCGCCAGCTCACTGGTCGCCGCGGCCAAGGGCGAGCCCACCCCGGAGGACGGCTACGCCGGCGCCTACATCAACGACATCGCCGCTCAGGTGTTGCAGAAGGCCCCCGACGCGCTGAGCCTGCCCGAGGCCGACATGCTCGAGACCTTCCGCGCAATCGGCGTCGACCTGATGTTCACCCACATCAAGGAGTCTTTGCACGAGTTCGGCACCGATTTCGACGTCTACACCCACGAAGACTCGATGCACACCAAGGGCCTGGTCGAGGAAGCCATCGGCAGGCTGCGCGAGACGGGCAACATCTACGAGAAGGACGGCGCAACGTGGTTGCGCACCAGCGCTTTTGGCGACGATAAGGACCGCGTCGTCATCAAGAGCGACGGCAAGCCGGCCTACATCGCCGGTGACATCGCGTACTACCTGGACAAGCGGCAGCGCGGCTTCGACCTGGCCATCTACATGTTGGGGGCCGACCACCACGGCTACATCGCGCGGCTCAAGGCCGTGGCGGCGGCGTTCGGCGACGACCCGGCCACCGTCGAGGTGCTCATCGGGCAGATGGTCAACCTGGTTCGCGACGGCCAGCCGGTCCGGATGAGCAAGCGGGCCGGAACGGTGATCACGCTGGACGACCTCGTCGAGGCCATCGGCGTGGACGCCGCCCGTTACAGCCTGATCCGCTCCTCGGTGGACACCCCCATCGACATCGATCTCGCGCTGTGGTCCTCCGCCTCGAACGAAAACCCGGTCTACTACGTGCAATACGCGCACGCCCGGCTCTCGGCGCTGGCCCGCAACGCCGCCGAGTTGGGCCTGATCCCCGACACTGGGCACCTCGAGCTGCTAAGCCACGACAAGGAGGGGACGCTGCTGCGCACCCTCGGCGAATTCCCGCGGGTGCTGGACACGGCGGCGACGCTGCGTGAACCCCACCGGGTCTGCCGGTACCTGGAAGACCTCGCCGGCGACTACCACCGGTTCTACGACGCGTGCCGGGTGTTGCCGCAGGGCGACGAGCAACCGACCGACCTGCACACCGCGCGCCTGGCGCTGTGCCAGGCGACCCGCCAGGTGATCGCCAACGGCCTGGCGATACTGGGCGTGACTGCTCCGGAGCGAATGTGA
- the thrB gene encoding homoserine kinase has translation MTPMLPAGLVASAVVSASSANLGPGFDSIGLALSLYDEIIVETTDSGLVVLVEGEGAGQLPVGPEHLVVRALECGLRAVGVRAPGLVVRCRNAIPHSRGLGSSAAAVVGGLAAANGLVAQTDWQPLSPAQLIQLSSEFEGHPDNAAAAVLGGAVVSWVGRTGDRPQYAAVPLRLHPDIHLYSAIPEERSLTAETRVLLPAQVSHEDARFNVSRAALLVVALTERPDLLMAATEDVLHQPQRAPAMPASAEYLRLLRRHNLAATLSGAGPSLIALTTAAELPGEVAEYGEANGFAITEMAAGEPVRWNPGVTVAG, from the coding sequence ATGACCCCGATGCTGCCCGCGGGGCTGGTGGCCAGCGCCGTGGTATCGGCGTCCAGCGCCAATCTTGGCCCCGGCTTCGACAGCATCGGTCTGGCGCTGAGTCTGTACGACGAAATCATCGTCGAGACAACCGATTCCGGCCTGGTCGTGCTGGTCGAGGGTGAAGGCGCCGGCCAGCTGCCGGTGGGTCCCGAGCACCTGGTGGTGCGCGCGCTGGAGTGCGGGTTGCGGGCCGTGGGGGTTCGCGCCCCGGGCCTGGTGGTGCGCTGCCGCAACGCCATCCCGCATTCGCGGGGCCTCGGCTCCTCGGCGGCGGCGGTGGTCGGCGGCCTGGCGGCCGCAAACGGCCTTGTCGCACAAACGGATTGGCAGCCACTCAGCCCAGCCCAACTGATCCAGCTGTCCTCGGAGTTCGAGGGTCATCCCGACAACGCCGCGGCCGCCGTGTTGGGCGGCGCGGTCGTCTCATGGGTCGGCCGCACCGGCGACCGTCCGCAGTACGCGGCGGTGCCGCTGCGGCTACACCCCGACATCCACCTGTACTCCGCGATTCCCGAGGAACGCTCGCTGACCGCCGAGACCCGCGTGCTGCTGCCCGCGCAGGTCAGCCACGAGGACGCGCGCTTCAACGTCAGCCGCGCCGCGTTGCTGGTAGTGGCGCTCACCGAACGCCCCGACCTACTGATGGCCGCCACCGAAGATGTGCTCCACCAGCCGCAGCGCGCGCCGGCCATGCCGGCCTCGGCGGAATATTTGCGCCTGCTGCGACGTCATAACCTGGCAGCAACGCTTTCCGGGGCCGGACCCTCACTGATCGCGCTAACCACAGCGGCGGAACTGCCCGGGGAAGTGGCGGAATACGGCGAGGCCAACGGATTTGCCATCACCGAGATGGCGGCTGGCGAACCAGTTCGCTGGAATCCCGGAGTCACCGTCGCCGGTTGA
- a CDS encoding DUF732 domain-containing protein: MLCIPAVVAAALTVGSGVAAADDDGYLGQLKKIGVVWQPGGEGTLISLGHAICSDRAAGKTPDELATDVHSGLSSSFNYGDATAIVSAAESNYCP, from the coding sequence ATGTTATGTATTCCGGCCGTGGTTGCTGCCGCGTTAACGGTAGGTAGCGGGGTAGCCGCCGCCGACGACGACGGCTACCTGGGTCAACTGAAGAAGATCGGCGTGGTGTGGCAGCCGGGCGGCGAAGGCACGCTGATCTCGCTGGGCCACGCCATCTGCTCGGATCGCGCCGCGGGCAAGACTCCGGACGAGTTGGCCACCGATGTTCACTCCGGATTGAGCAGTTCGTTCAACTACGGGGACGCGACGGCGATCGTCAGCGCGGCGGAATCGAACTACTGCCCCTAA
- the rho gene encoding transcription termination factor Rho, with protein sequence MTDTDLFTAGENTDANQLSNAVTTDTPDAKPNVSAGSLSTMVLPELRALANQVGVKGTSGMRKNELIAAIKEVRGQANGAPANGTKPAEDSGKPDNKDDDKTDTNSADAPAAKGDQNGTTEAPRRERRGASREAGSSARGNDEADRESSGSREGAAPGESDRREKAKQDNQNDDRGQDGGGDQEQNSGGQQNRGGSNQQDDDGEGRQGRRGRRFRDRRRRGERSGEGGDTELREDDVVQPVAGILDVLDNYAFVRTSGYLAGPHDVYVSMNMVRKNGLRRGDAVTGAVRVPKEGEQPNQRQKFNPLVRLDSVNGGSVEDAKKRPDFSKLTPLYPNQRLRLETTSDRLTTRVIDLIMPIGKGQRALIVSPPKAGKTTILQDIANAITRNNPECHLMVVLVDERPEEVTDMTRSVKGEVIASTFDRPPSDHTSVAELAIERAKRLVEQGKDVVVLLDSITRLGRAYNNASPASGRILSGGVDSTALYPPKRFLGAARNIEEGGSLTIIATAMVETGSTGDTVIFEEFKGTGNAELKLDRKISERRVFPAVDVNPSGTRKDELLLSPDEFGIVHKLRRVLSGLDSHQAIDLLMSQLRKTKNNYEFLVQVSKTTPGAMDND encoded by the coding sequence GTGACTGATACGGACCTGTTCACGGCTGGCGAAAACACTGACGCCAATCAACTCTCGAACGCCGTGACCACAGACACTCCAGACGCGAAACCCAACGTCTCGGCTGGATCACTGTCCACGATGGTGCTGCCCGAGCTGCGCGCGCTGGCCAATCAAGTTGGCGTCAAAGGGACGTCGGGTATGCGTAAGAACGAACTGATCGCCGCGATCAAGGAGGTCCGGGGGCAGGCCAACGGCGCTCCCGCCAATGGCACCAAGCCCGCTGAGGACAGCGGCAAGCCGGACAACAAAGACGACGACAAGACCGATACCAACAGCGCCGACGCGCCGGCGGCCAAGGGCGACCAGAACGGTACGACCGAGGCGCCCCGCCGCGAGCGACGCGGCGCTTCCCGCGAAGCGGGATCCTCCGCACGCGGCAACGACGAGGCCGACCGCGAGAGCTCGGGCAGCCGTGAGGGCGCCGCTCCCGGTGAGTCCGACCGCCGCGAGAAGGCCAAGCAAGACAACCAGAATGACGACCGCGGCCAAGACGGCGGCGGCGACCAGGAGCAGAACTCCGGTGGCCAGCAGAACCGCGGCGGCTCGAACCAGCAGGACGACGACGGCGAGGGCCGTCAGGGCCGGCGGGGACGCCGCTTCCGCGACCGCCGCCGCCGGGGCGAGCGCTCCGGTGAGGGTGGCGATACCGAGCTGCGCGAGGACGACGTCGTTCAGCCTGTAGCCGGCATTCTTGACGTCCTCGACAATTATGCCTTCGTGCGCACCTCCGGCTACCTGGCCGGCCCGCACGACGTCTACGTGTCGATGAACATGGTGCGCAAGAACGGCCTGCGCCGCGGTGACGCGGTCACCGGCGCGGTTCGGGTGCCCAAGGAAGGCGAACAGCCCAACCAGCGGCAGAAGTTCAACCCCTTGGTGCGCCTGGACAGCGTCAACGGCGGCTCGGTCGAGGACGCCAAGAAGCGCCCCGATTTCTCCAAGCTGACGCCGCTGTACCCCAACCAGCGCCTTCGCCTGGAAACCACCAGTGACCGGCTGACCACCCGGGTCATCGACCTGATCATGCCGATCGGTAAGGGCCAGCGCGCGCTGATCGTGTCGCCGCCCAAGGCCGGTAAGACGACCATCCTGCAAGACATCGCCAACGCGATCACCAGGAACAATCCGGAATGCCATCTCATGGTCGTGCTCGTCGACGAGCGCCCCGAGGAGGTCACCGACATGACCCGCTCGGTCAAGGGTGAGGTCATCGCCTCGACCTTCGACCGGCCGCCGTCAGACCACACCTCGGTCGCCGAACTGGCGATCGAGCGGGCCAAGCGGCTGGTTGAGCAGGGCAAGGACGTCGTCGTGCTGCTGGACTCGATCACCCGCCTCGGGCGCGCCTACAACAACGCGTCGCCCGCGTCGGGCCGGATCCTGTCCGGTGGTGTCGACTCCACCGCGCTGTACCCGCCCAAGCGGTTCCTCGGGGCCGCCCGCAACATCGAGGAAGGCGGGTCGCTGACCATCATCGCCACCGCGATGGTCGAGACGGGGTCCACCGGTGACACGGTGATCTTCGAGGAATTCAAGGGCACCGGTAACGCCGAGCTCAAGCTGGATCGCAAGATCTCCGAGCGGCGCGTCTTCCCCGCGGTCGACGTGAACCCGTCGGGTACCCGCAAGGACGAGCTGCTGCTCTCGCCGGACGAGTTCGGCATCGTGCACAAGCTGCGCCGCGTGCTGTCGGGGCTGGACTCGCATCAGGCCATCGACCTGCTGATGTCGCAGCTGCGCAAGACGAAGAACAACTACGAGTTCCTGGTCCAGGTGTCCAAGACGACACCCGGGGCGATGGACAACGACTAG
- the thrC gene encoding threonine synthase, with protein MSAPRTAVHKPWPGLIEAYRDRLPVGDDWTPVTLLEGGTPLIAAGRISEKTGCSVHLKVEGLNPTGSFKDRGMTMAVTDALARGQQAVLCASTGNTSASAAAYAARAGITCAVLIPQGKIAMGKLAQAVMHGAKIIQIDGNFDDCLELARKMAADFPTIALVNSVNPVRIEGQKTAAFEIVDALGTAPDVHALPVGNAGNITAYWKGYTEYHHEGLIEKLPRMLGTQAAGAAPLVHGAPVKNPETIATAIRIGAPASWTAAVDAQQQSNGRFLAATDDEILAAYHLVAESEGVFVEPASAASIAGLLKAVDDGWVARGSTVVCTVTGNGLKDPDTALRDMPTVTPLPVDPVLVVEKLGLG; from the coding sequence ATGAGCGCCCCGCGCACCGCCGTCCACAAGCCGTGGCCCGGTCTCATCGAGGCGTACCGGGACCGTTTGCCGGTGGGCGACGACTGGACGCCGGTCACCCTCCTCGAGGGCGGCACCCCCCTGATCGCGGCGGGCCGGATCTCGGAAAAGACCGGCTGCAGCGTTCATCTCAAGGTCGAGGGCCTCAACCCCACCGGGTCGTTCAAAGACCGGGGCATGACGATGGCCGTCACCGATGCGCTCGCTCGCGGCCAGCAGGCGGTGTTGTGCGCGTCGACCGGCAACACCTCGGCGTCGGCGGCGGCCTACGCGGCGCGCGCCGGCATCACCTGTGCCGTGCTGATCCCGCAGGGCAAGATCGCAATGGGCAAGCTGGCGCAGGCGGTCATGCACGGCGCCAAGATCATCCAGATCGACGGCAACTTCGACGACTGCCTGGAGCTGGCCCGCAAGATGGCCGCCGACTTCCCGACCATCGCGCTGGTCAACTCGGTCAACCCGGTGCGCATCGAGGGCCAGAAGACGGCGGCGTTCGAGATCGTCGACGCGCTGGGGACCGCTCCCGACGTGCACGCCCTGCCGGTCGGCAACGCGGGAAACATCACCGCGTACTGGAAGGGATACACCGAGTATCACCACGAGGGGCTGATCGAGAAGTTGCCCCGCATGCTTGGCACCCAGGCGGCCGGTGCTGCGCCCCTGGTGCATGGCGCGCCGGTCAAGAACCCGGAGACCATCGCGACCGCGATCCGCATCGGCGCGCCGGCATCGTGGACGGCGGCGGTTGACGCGCAGCAGCAGTCGAACGGCCGCTTCCTGGCCGCGACCGACGACGAGATCCTGGCCGCCTACCACCTGGTCGCCGAGTCCGAAGGCGTCTTCGTCGAACCCGCCTCGGCGGCCAGCATCGCGGGGCTGCTCAAGGCCGTCGACGACGGCTGGGTGGCCCGCGGGTCGACGGTCGTGTGCACGGTAACCGGCAACGGCCTCAAGGACCCCGACACCGCACTGCGAGACATGCCGACCGTGACCCCGTTGCCGGTCGACCCTGTCCTCGTGGTGGAAAAGCTGGGACTGGGCTAG
- a CDS encoding homoserine dehydrogenase gives MPRDEKPVGVAVLGLGNVGSEVVRIIEDSADDLAARVGAPVVLRGVGVRRVAADRGVPVELLTDDIEALAARDDVDIVVELMGPVEPSRKAILCALEHGKSVVTANKALLATSTGELAQAAESAHVDLYFEAAVAGAIPVIRPLTQSLAGDTVLRVAGIVNGTTNYILSAMDSTGADYDTALAEAGALGYAEADPTADVEGYDAAAKAAILASIAFHTRVTADDVYREGITKVTPADFESARALGCTIKLLSICERITADGQERVSARVYPALVPLSHPLATVNGAFNAVVVEAKASGRLMFYGQGAGGAPTASAVAGDMVMAARNRVLGSRGPKESKYAQLPIAPMGFISTRYYVSMNVADKPGVLSSVAAEFAKREVSIAEVRQEGVADEGGRRVGARIVVVTHSATDAALSETVDALADLDVVQSVTSVLRLEGTTL, from the coding sequence GTGCCCCGTGACGAAAAGCCGGTCGGTGTAGCGGTACTCGGGTTGGGCAACGTCGGCAGCGAAGTTGTGCGAATCATCGAGGACAGCGCTGACGACCTCGCCGCTCGTGTCGGCGCACCCGTGGTGTTGCGCGGCGTCGGAGTGCGCCGCGTCGCGGCGGATCGCGGTGTCCCCGTCGAGTTGCTCACCGACGACATCGAGGCGCTCGCCGCCCGCGACGACGTCGACATCGTCGTGGAGCTGATGGGGCCGGTGGAACCCTCCCGCAAGGCCATCCTGTGCGCCCTCGAGCACGGCAAATCCGTCGTCACGGCGAACAAGGCACTGTTGGCCACCTCCACCGGCGAGCTGGCGCAGGCCGCCGAAAGTGCCCATGTCGACCTGTATTTCGAGGCGGCCGTCGCGGGCGCCATTCCGGTGATCCGCCCGCTGACCCAGTCGCTGGCGGGCGACACGGTGTTGCGGGTTGCCGGGATCGTCAACGGCACCACCAACTACATCCTGTCCGCGATGGACAGTACCGGGGCCGACTACGACACCGCGCTGGCCGAAGCCGGCGCGCTGGGTTATGCCGAGGCCGACCCCACCGCCGATGTCGAGGGCTACGACGCCGCGGCCAAGGCAGCGATCCTGGCGTCCATCGCCTTTCACACCCGGGTGACCGCCGACGACGTCTACCGCGAGGGCATCACCAAAGTGACCCCGGCCGACTTCGAATCGGCCCGGGCCCTGGGCTGCACCATCAAGCTGCTGTCCATCTGCGAGCGCATCACCGCCGATGGCCAGGAACGAGTTTCGGCGCGCGTCTATCCGGCACTCGTGCCGCTGTCACACCCGCTGGCCACGGTCAACGGCGCCTTCAACGCGGTGGTGGTGGAGGCCAAGGCGTCCGGCCGGCTGATGTTCTACGGTCAGGGCGCCGGCGGCGCCCCGACCGCCTCCGCGGTGGCCGGTGACATGGTGATGGCCGCGCGCAACCGGGTGCTGGGCAGCCGCGGCCCGAAGGAATCGAAGTATGCCCAACTACCCATTGCGCCAATGGGTTTCATCTCCACCCGTTACTACGTCAGCATGAACGTCGCCGACAAGCCGGGGGTGCTGTCCTCGGTGGCGGCCGAGTTCGCCAAGCGCGAGGTCAGCATCGCGGAGGTCCGCCAGGAAGGCGTCGCGGACGAAGGCGGCCGACGGGTCGGGGCCCGCATCGTCGTCGTGACCCACAGCGCGACGGACGCCGCACTATCCGAAACCGTGGACGCGCTGGCCGATTTGGATGTCGTGCAGAGCGTCACCAGCGTGCTGCGACTGGAAGGGACCACCCTATGA
- a CDS encoding YegP family protein, which yields MAAKFEISKDKAGKFRFHLKAANGEIVAQSQGYEMKESAYKGIESVKTSAPAAKVVDLTEPAHAHN from the coding sequence ATGGCAGCCAAGTTCGAGATCAGCAAGGACAAAGCCGGCAAGTTTCGGTTCCACCTCAAGGCGGCCAACGGCGAGATCGTCGCCCAAAGCCAGGGCTATGAGATGAAGGAAAGTGCCTACAAGGGCATTGAGTCGGTCAAGACGAGTGCTCCCGCCGCGAAGGTCGTCGACCTGACCGAACCGGCGCACGCGCACAACTAG
- the lysA gene encoding diaminopimelate decarboxylase — translation MRPQSPEELLLLAPNVWPRNVARDEAGVASIAGVAVTDLAQEYGTPLFVIDEDDFRSRCREIASAFGGGKNVHYAAKAFLCSEIARWIDEEGLSLDVCTGGELAVALHANFPPERITFHGNNKSVAELTAAVKAGVGHVVLDSLVEIERLDAIAGEAGIVQDVFVRLTVGVEAHTHEFISTAHEDQKFGLSLASGAALDAVGKVFETRHLRLVGLHSHIGSQIFDVAGFEIAARRVIGLLHQAVEQFGVEKTAQISTVDLGGGLGISYLAADDPPPMGELAAKLSEIVRNESAAVGLPTPRLVVEPGRAIAGPGTITLYEVGTVKDVDVSATAHRRYVSVDGGMSDNIRTALYDAQYDARLVSRLSDAPAELARVVGKHCESGDIVVRDTWVPGDLRPGDLIGIAATGAYCYSLSSRYNMICRPAVVAVRDGRARLVLRRETVDDLLSLEVR, via the coding sequence CTGCGGCCGCAATCCCCCGAGGAATTGCTGCTGCTGGCCCCGAATGTGTGGCCGCGCAACGTCGCTCGCGATGAAGCCGGGGTCGCCAGCATCGCGGGCGTCGCGGTGACCGACCTGGCCCAGGAGTATGGGACGCCCCTGTTCGTCATCGACGAGGACGACTTCCGGTCCCGCTGCCGTGAGATCGCGTCGGCCTTCGGCGGCGGCAAGAACGTGCACTATGCCGCGAAGGCGTTCCTGTGCAGCGAGATTGCGCGCTGGATCGACGAAGAAGGCCTGTCCCTCGACGTGTGCACCGGCGGCGAGTTGGCCGTCGCGCTGCACGCGAACTTCCCGCCCGAGCGGATTACCTTCCACGGCAACAACAAATCGGTCGCCGAACTGACCGCCGCGGTCAAAGCCGGTGTCGGCCATGTCGTGTTGGACTCGCTGGTCGAGATCGAGCGCCTCGACGCCATCGCGGGCGAGGCGGGCATCGTCCAGGATGTCTTCGTCCGCCTCACCGTCGGTGTCGAGGCGCACACCCACGAGTTCATCTCCACCGCGCACGAGGACCAGAAGTTCGGGTTGTCGTTGGCCAGCGGCGCGGCGCTGGACGCGGTCGGGAAGGTGTTCGAGACCCGGCACCTGCGACTGGTGGGCCTGCACAGTCACATCGGTTCGCAGATCTTCGATGTCGCCGGTTTCGAGATCGCCGCGCGCCGGGTCATCGGGCTGCTGCACCAGGCCGTCGAACAGTTCGGCGTCGAGAAGACCGCGCAGATCTCCACCGTGGATCTGGGTGGCGGACTGGGCATCTCGTATCTCGCCGCCGACGATCCGCCGCCGATGGGCGAACTGGCCGCCAAGCTGAGCGAGATCGTGCGCAACGAATCGGCGGCCGTCGGGCTGCCGACCCCGCGGCTGGTGGTCGAGCCGGGGCGGGCCATCGCCGGGCCCGGCACCATCACGCTCTACGAGGTGGGCACCGTCAAGGACGTCGACGTGAGCGCCACCGCGCACCGGCGCTACGTCAGCGTCGACGGCGGCATGAGCGACAACATCCGCACCGCCCTCTATGACGCCCAGTACGACGCCCGGCTGGTTTCGCGGCTCAGCGATGCGCCCGCCGAGCTGGCCCGTGTCGTCGGAAAGCATTGCGAGAGCGGCGATATCGTGGTGCGCGACACCTGGGTGCCGGGAGACCTGCGGCCGGGCGACCTGATCGGGATCGCCGCCACCGGAGCCTACTGTTATTCCTTGTCAAGCCGTTACAACATGATCTGTCGCCCCGCCGTCGTCGCGGTGCGCGACGGACGCGCTCGTCTGGTCCTGCGCCGGGAGACGGTCGACGATCTATTGAGTCTGGAAGTGAGGTGA
- a CDS encoding nitroreductase family deazaflavin-dependent oxidoreductase — MPEQSFDDANAFHRAMRRFGSTTVGVALLRPTAHHLDRLITKATGGRSSFAGLVTGIPAVMLTTTGAKSGARRTVAVYGIPHPDGLGLIASNFGGTKHPAWYHNLKANPEATVTIGRDTWNATARLATPDERDELWAKGVALYPGWRKYEVRAKDRHIEAFVLART; from the coding sequence ATGCCCGAGCAGTCGTTCGACGATGCGAATGCTTTTCACCGGGCGATGCGGCGCTTCGGGTCCACGACCGTCGGTGTGGCGCTTCTTCGGCCGACCGCCCATCACCTCGACCGCCTGATCACCAAGGCCACGGGCGGCAGGAGCAGCTTCGCCGGGCTGGTGACCGGGATTCCCGCCGTCATGCTCACCACCACCGGCGCCAAATCCGGCGCACGCCGCACCGTCGCCGTGTACGGCATTCCGCACCCGGACGGCCTGGGCCTGATCGCGTCCAATTTCGGCGGCACCAAGCATCCGGCCTGGTACCACAACCTCAAGGCCAACCCGGAAGCGACGGTCACCATCGGCCGCGACACCTGGAATGCCACCGCGCGGCTCGCAACGCCAGACGAGCGCGACGAGCTCTGGGCCAAAGGCGTCGCCCTGTATCCCGGCTGGCGGAAGTACGAAGTGCGGGCGAAAGATCGACACATCGAGGCGTTCGTGCTGGCACGCACCTGA
- the rpmE gene encoding 50S ribosomal protein L31, with amino-acid sequence MKADIHPAYGETTVLCGCGNTFQTRSTKDGGHIVVEVCSQCHPFYTGKQKILDSGGRVARFEKRYGKRNAGAAADK; translated from the coding sequence ATGAAAGCTGACATTCACCCCGCCTACGGGGAGACCACGGTGCTCTGCGGGTGTGGCAACACCTTCCAGACGCGCAGCACCAAGGACGGCGGACACATCGTCGTCGAGGTCTGCTCGCAGTGCCACCCGTTCTACACCGGCAAGCAGAAGATTCTCGACAGCGGTGGCCGCGTGGCCCGCTTCGAGAAGCGGTACGGCAAGCGCAACGCCGGCGCTGCTGCCGACAAATAG